In Candidatus Binataceae bacterium, the genomic stretch ACTTCGGGGTGCCATTTACCGAGAAGTGGCCGGTCGAGTTTGGGGCCAACGTCGAATTCCAGTACATGCGCCGAGACGCGGCCGAAACGCCGCTCGAGCTGGACCTGATGCCGATCGTGGAGGCTCATGCCGGCCCGTTCTTCATCATCGGAAATTTCTCGTTCAACAAGCCCTTCAGCGGACCAGGCACGCATCAGGGTATGACACTGGAGCCAGCGGGCCAGATAAGCTACCGGGTCAACGACTGGCTTGAGCCGGCGCTCGAGTACTACGGCGAGATCGGAGCGCTCGAGCATTTGCCGAGCGTTCAGAATCAACAGCATTTCCTGACCCCGAGCATCAACCTGCACCTTGCGCCGCAATTGGAGATAAACGCGGGCTACGGGATCGGCGTGACCAATGCGTCGAACGGAAGCTTTTTCAAAAGCACCATCGGATGGCTTTTTTGACTCCGGCGGAGTTACCACGCTCGGCAATCGCTCGCTGCAACGCGGAGCACACCGCGGTTCCAAAACATTCAAGTTGCGCACAGGGCTGGCCTAAATTATTGTGATTGGTACCTCACCGCCGATTGGCGTCGTGGCGGTGGCGTCTTCCTAGATGGATTACCAAGCCGCACAAGCGCGTGGCGAGGATAAGTTTCGGCTAATCCTCGGCCAAGTTGGCTCGATTCGCAGCCGGCTGAACGCGCTAGCCCTGCAACAGGGCCTGTTCGCCCCGCTCACCTTCATCCTCTGCGCAATCGTGCTGATCCTCGGCGCGGCCTTCGCCTTCGGTCCGCTGACTTTTCTCCTGCTCGCGGCCGCCGTCGCCATCGTTGCGATCGCTGGAGTCGTGCGCATGACGCGCGCGGCGTGGCGGATGCGCACCAGCGACGAGCGCGCCGCGCGGATCGCGGATGAACGCGCGGCCCTTAAGGGCCGGCTGACCACGATGGTCGACGGCGCGCGGCTCGAGCAGCGCTCGGCGCTATGGCCATATCTCATCGAGGACACGCTCGCGCTGCGCGACGAATTCGCCGCAGCGCGTATCGAACCGCGCCGGGTTTCGCGATGGCTGTGGGCGGCGATCGCCTCGTGCGCCGTCGCGGCGGTTGCGATGCGCGTCGCTTATGGCGTGCGCACTTCGCGGCTGACGGCGAACAATCGCGTCGCCAGCATCCCGGGCGAGCCTTCCGTCGACCTGGGCGATCTCGACATCCGGCCCGCCGACCCGTCGCTCGAACCGGGAACCGAAATTGATGCGGACCCGGCCACGCTGCGCAAGCTCGCCGAGAAATTGCGCGAGGCGCAAAGCGGCGCACCGAAGGGCAGTCCGGCCTCGCGCCTGATGGCGAATGCGCGCGACGCCGCAAAGGCGCTGCAAAACAAGCTCACGGGAAGCCCGGCGGCCGAACCTGCGCCGCGCCTGAAGCTCACCGACCGCAAAGGCGGCAGCGAAGGAAAGAGCCCAGGGAAGAGCCAGGACCAGGCGCGAGCCAAGGGCGCCCAGGAGAGCCCGCAGAATTCCGACAACGGGCAGCAGCAGGCCGAGCAAAACGCGGCCCAGCCAAACGGCGGTCCGACGCCGGGCGTCCCGGACATGAGTGGATTGGCCGCGCTCAACGGGCTCAACAACGACGATCCGGATCCCAATGGATCGCCTGGCCAGAACACACCGCCCGACTCGCGCAAGGTGCCGCAAGGCGGCCCGCTGGGCGCCGGAGGATCGGATCACGGCTCGGGGAGCGACCCGCAGCATCTTTATGGCGACGCCGAGAAGCCGCCGCTCGGCAACGATACCTTCAAGATTCCGGTCGAGGTCGCACCGTCGGAGGACGGATCGAGCAACACGGCGCCGCCCTCGCCGCCGCAGCGGACGCGGAGCGCACTCAACGCGAACCAGGCTCCCGACGAGCCATTCGAACGCGCATCCATCCCGGCCTCCGACCGGGTAACGATCAAACGGGTATTTGAACGATGAATGCAGCTGCCGCCGGCGAAGCACCCAGTGTGGCCGACTTCGCGCGCACCTTCCGCCACATCCAGGCCGAGATTCACAAGGTGATCGTCGGCCATCAGCGCGCCGTCGAAGAACTCCTGATCGCGCTCTTCGCGAGCGGCCACGTGCTGATCGAAGGCGTCCCCGGCACCGGCAAAACCACGCTGGTCAAAACGCTGGGCCTCGCGCTCAACCTGAGCTTCAACCGGATCCAGTTCACCGTGGACCTGATGCCGGCGGACATCACCGGCACCCGGGTGATTCTTTCGGGCGAAGACGGCCGTCGCGAATTCTCCTTCCAACCGGGCCCCGTGTTCTGCCACATCCTGCTCGGCGACGAGATCAACCGCGCCACGCCGAAGACCCAATCGGCGCTTCTCGAATGTATGGCCGAGTTGCAGGTGACGGTCTCCGGCATCACCCATCAGCTCAAGCCCCCGTATTTCGTGATGGCGACGCTCAACCCGATCGAGATGGAGGGAACGTATCCGTTGCCTGAGGCCCAGCTCGACCGTTTTCTGTTCAAGGTGCGCCTGGAGTACCCCGACGAGAGCGAGATGGTGAAAATCGTGACCAATACCACAGGTCCCGAGGACGCCGGGGTGGAGCCGATCTTTTCGGTGGCCGAGGCGGCCGAACGGATCGAGGGGCTCAAGCACCTCGTGCGCGAGGTGATGGTCGCGCAATCGATCGAGCATTACGCCGCGCGGATGGTGCGCGCGACGCAACCCAGCGGCTCGCGCTACATTGGCCAGCAGGCCAACGGTTTGCGGGTTGACGCGGTCGACCGTTACGTCAGCTTCGGCGCAAGCCCGCGCGGCGCGCAGGCGCTTATCATGGGCGCCAAGGTGCGCGCACTGCTCGACGGCCGCGCCAATGTCGCCTACGAAGATATCGACCAGATCGCCCCGGCCGCGCT encodes the following:
- a CDS encoding AAA family ATPase, encoding MNAAAAGEAPSVADFARTFRHIQAEIHKVIVGHQRAVEELLIALFASGHVLIEGVPGTGKTTLVKTLGLALNLSFNRIQFTVDLMPADITGTRVILSGEDGRREFSFQPGPVFCHILLGDEINRATPKTQSALLECMAELQVTVSGITHQLKPPYFVMATLNPIEMEGTYPLPEAQLDRFLFKVRLEYPDESEMVKIVTNTTGPEDAGVEPIFSVAEAAERIEGLKHLVREVMVAQSIEHYAARMVRATQPSGSRYIGQQANGLRVDAVDRYVSFGASPRGAQALIMGAKVRALLDGRANVAYEDIDQIAPAALQHRVMLNYAAHSDGIDAAHIVERVVQAVRPTRG